CTGCAGAGCGCGCCCGAGAGGATTCGAACCTCTGACCTTCGGTTCCGTAGTCCTCGGGATCAGGCTGAGTACGCCTGGAAAGCGCTGGAAGCGTACCGGCTCGTCTGGTTACAGCGGGTTCGTTTGGCCGAGTGTGGGACGAAGTTCGGGACGAGCCTCCCAGCTCTGTAGCCCGGGAAACGTCTCCGATGGTCCACATCGTACGGGCCGCGCATCGGGCTTCTGCTTCCCAGGTGGGTGCATCATGGAGCGATGCGCACCGTCGATCGAATGCCTGAGCGCGACGTAGGCTGGCCGGTTCCCTTCGGCGGGCCACAGATATTGGTGCTCGACACGGGCGTTCTCTACGACGACATCGTCTACCGCCTGCGTTACCCGGGGCGGCGCGGCGTGCTCGTCGGGAGTGCGCACGCGGGCGCGACAGTGCTCCTTGCCGCCGACCACGTCTACGACGAGATCTACGACAGCGTTACCGGTCACGAGCGCCGCGGATTCAGCCGAGGCGATGTTGTGTCGTGCTTCGAGCGGATCTACCTGCCGTACCTCCGCTTCGTGGCGATGCCGGCATGGCCGGTACGCACGCGCGTCCTGGCGGTCGGTGCCGCCGATCCCGATGACGCCCCCACCGCGGCACTCGGGCTTCTTGTAGCGCCTTCCCTCGTCTTCGCCGTCGACCCACATCTCGTTAACGCGGGTTTCGGACGGGCCGAGGACTGGCTTGCGTTGACCTGGCTTGCAGACGACCTGCTCGGATATGACGGCACCCTTCTAGTCACCGCGATAGCCGCACGGGCCGTCGGACAGCGCGCGTCACACGCCAGCCGCGCGCTTGTGGCGGACCTGCGACCAGCGGAGGTAGCGGCAGGCGTCGCCGTTGGGCTCGCGATGGTCGCGACGGCACCACGCCTCACCGGGGCTGTGAGTGACGCTGCGCAGCGCGCCGTTCGACAGTTCGGCCGTGCGGCGTCGGTGATCGCGACGGCCGTCGCACAGGTCGCAGCCGAACGTGGCCGGCGCACCGCTCAGCTACACGCCGGCTCCGTGGTCCCCGACCTCCCCCTTGGACCGGCCGAGCGCCTCGCTCGGCTCCTTGCGGTCACCCACGAACCGATTCTGGCAGACATCCTCGCGGCCGCCGTGCAGCAGCCGACCGGGCTGGTCAGCGAAGTGCTATCGGGACATCCTGCGTTCATCAATGCCGGACGAGGGTGGCAACTCGGGCGTCGGCGATTGCCGCGGCACCGAGAACTGGCCGCACCCCGCCGGTAGGCAACTCAAGCGCACCCGAGCCTATCGCCGTAGGGCTGCCATAGAGTCATGGCGACAACCCGCTTGTTTCGCGGGATTGCGCGAACCCTCGCTCAGTAGTCCAAGTGAAACGAGCTATTCGGACCGCGGTCGAAGGCCACGGTGAATACGTTGAAGAAGTCAGCCCGCCCGAGCAGGAAGGCGTCGTCATCTTCGACAAAGGCCGGCTCGAAGCGAAATCGGGGACCCCATAGCGCCGGTCCGGACCGACCTGTCGCGACGATCTGTCCATGTAAAGGCACTGTCGATGACCAGGTCGTGAATTTCGAACCGACCCCCTTCGCTCCGCATGGGTCTTTCTTGAGCTTCGACTTGATTCGCAGCTGACGGGCGATCTGGACCGGAAAGCAGCTTCGGTGCGCCCCGCTGTCGACCAGCGCGATGACTGCCGCCATCCGCCTATCGGTGCTGAGGGCTACTCCCAGGTACGGGGCCCCGGATAGATAGGGCGTGGTTAGGCGCGCGATTAGTAGAAGAGGGTGGAAGCCGGTGGGACGTGATAGAGCAAGTCGTTCGACTCGACTTCGTCCCTGGCGACGAGCTCATCGAAGTCATCCGCCGACGCTATGACGATGCCGCCTCGCACGGCAATCCACTGGCCGGCATATTCATCGAGTGCGTCCGCCGGCAAGGGCGGCGGTGCTTCGCTCTTTCGAATAAGTACGGCCATCCGGTTCTCTTTTCCTGTCGAGACTCTCGGCAAACGGCGGGTCCGATACCAGACTTCGATTTCGAAGTCAAGCCTTGAGTCTCGTAAGACTCTAGTCCGGCTATCGACCCTTGACAAGAGGGCTTGATGCCTATTCGTCCAGGCCTGAAGCCACGAAGAGAGCCAGCCGGTGTCACCGCGCCGTCGCAGCAGCCACGGAATCGGTGCACACTGACTCGACGTTCCCCGCTGCGGATCCCTACCCCGGCTCGTCGTTGGCATATGTCCCAAGGCAAGCATTCGTGCATGGGGCAACCCTCTTGCGAGCTTCATGTTTGGAGTGCCTGCGAGGCGGCGCAGCATATGGAGCAAGCGCGATTAGCGACGGGAGCAAATGAGGCTGTGGGAGATGGGCCACCGAAAGCGAAGGGATAGACGACCACGTTGCGCGGCTCACGAGACCCGGATATGAGTGCGCAGGCTTGAAGGAGCCCTGCCCAGAATGAGACGAAGGAGATCGTTGGGATCGTCTGGGGAGGAAGCGGAGTCGTGTGGACGCACGCCGCGCACGGACTGTCGGGCATATGCGTCGTTACTTGCGCCAGGTGGTTTCCGGTCGCAGCAATGGCGAGCCACGCGGGCTGCTCTTCCTGTACCCACCATCGCGCCTCCACGTCGTCCACGCCAACAACGACGCGCTCGGCGA
The sequence above is drawn from the Thermoleophilaceae bacterium genome and encodes:
- a CDS encoding DUF5678 domain-containing protein; the protein is MAVLIRKSEAPPPLPADALDEYAGQWIAVRGGIVIASADDFDELVARDEVESNDLLYHVPPASTLFY